From a region of the Panicum virgatum strain AP13 chromosome 2K, P.virgatum_v5, whole genome shotgun sequence genome:
- the LOC120682830 gene encoding ATP phosphoribosyltransferase, chloroplastic-like, with protein sequence MPAMLAVQFTGLPLSQSPAPQPSFRLGLRPSPAARARSLAPRVAASAAAVSAIPVAEAPPVADRTVVRIGLPSKGRMAEQTLSLLKSCQLSVRQLNPRQYTADIPLIPNLEVWFQRPKDIVRKLQSGDLDLGIVGFDIVSEYGKGNEDLVVVHDALEFGHCRLSLAVPKEGIFENINTLEDLLKMPEWTEERPLRVVTGFGYLGDKFLREKGFKHVRFLSADGALESYPPMGMADAIVDLVSSGTTLRENNLKEIEGGVVVQSQATLVASRKSLHKRKGVLEITHELLERLEAHLRATTELMVTANMRGNSAEEVAERVLSQTSLCGLQGPTISPVYCRRDGKVDVEYYAINVVVPQKLLYKSIQQLRSIGGSGVLVTKLTYIFDEETPRWRNLLSELGL encoded by the exons ATGCCGGCGATGCTGGCGGTGCAGTTTACGGGCCTCCCTCTATCCCAGTCACCTGCGCCACAGCCCAGCTTCCGCCTCGGCCTCCGgccttcgccggcggcgagggcccgcTCTCTCGCTCCGCGGGTCgcggcctccgcggccgccgtaTCGGCTATACCAGTGGCGGAGGCGCCCCCGGTTGCGGACCGCACCGTCGTCCGTATCGGGCTCCCCAGCAAGGGCCGCATGGCCGAGCAAACCCTAAGCCTCCTCAAG AGTTGCCAATTGTCCGTGAGACAGCTCAACCCGCGGCAGTACACTGCGGACATCCCGCTG ATCCCAAACTTGGAGGTTTGGTTTCAGAGGCCCAAGGATATTGTTCGTAAACTGCAGTCAGGGGATCTTGACCTTGGTATTGTGGGTTTTGACATAGTCAGTGAGTACGGGAAG GGCAATGAGGATTTAGTAGTTGTCCACGATGCTCTTGAGTTTGGACATTGTCGTTTGTCCCTCGCG GTACCTAAGGAAggcatttttgaaaacataaataCTCTAGAGGATTTGTTAAAGATGCCTGAATGGACAGAAGAAAGGCCACTACGTGTTGTTACAGGATTTGGATAT CTAGGTGATAAATTCTTAAGAGAGAAAGGTTTTAAGCATGTTCGCTTTTTATCTGCTGATGGAGCTCTTGAGTCATATCCTCCT ATGGGTATGGCTGATGCTATTGTGGATCTCGTGAGTAGTGGGACGACCTTGCGTGAGAATaatttgaaggaaattgaaggTGGTGTGGTTGTGCAAAGCCAG GCCACTCTTGTAGCGAGTAGGAAATCTCTGCACAAGCGTAAAGGTGTGTTGGAGATTACTCATGAGTTGCTTGAAAGATTAGAAGCTCACCTCAGAGCAACCACAGAGTTAATG GTCACAGCAAACATGAGGGGCAACAGTGCAGAAGAAGTGGCAGAGAGAGTTCTTAGCCAGACATCGCTATGTGGATTGCAG GGCCCGACTATAAGTCCTGTCTACTGCAGACGTGATGGCAAAGTTGATGTGGAATACTATGCTATTAATGTGGTTGTTCCACAAAAGTTGCTTTACAAGTCTATCCAACAATTGAGATCT ATTGGTGGCAGCGGAGTCTTAGTAACAAAGCTGACCTACATATTTGACGAGGAGACGCCGAGGTGGCGCAATCTGCTCTCAGAGCTCGGGTTATAG
- the LOC120682789 gene encoding uncharacterized protein LOC120682789 has protein sequence MPQLDKLTYFSQFFWLCLLLFTFYILFFNNNNGILGISRILKLRNQLLSHRGNKIRSKDPKNLEDISRKGFSTGLSYINSCLSEVSQWCKTVDYFRKRRKITLIPNFGEISGSRGMERQILHLISKSSYNTSSSRITCRKNIMLTHVPHGQGSITEERKMEPDLMAEKIAKLRPPFPGRPLGTMPIRSFAASADDPQESAATRADPASPPKSEATVPLSPRDEAPGSPYSEPCVNNEDAVSDDPNSVQAIIEQDEVSDDPNSVQAIIEQDEVSDDPNSINNEVKDKGEVGTSEGPPESKKPKREESDSDSGGESGDDGGDPSGTPGLTLLDLFK, from the coding sequence ATGCCTCAACTTGATAAATTGACTTATTTCTCACAATTCTTCTGGTTATGCCTTCTCCTCTTTACTttttatattcttttttttaataataataatggAATACTTGGAATTAGCAGAATTCTCAAACTACGGAACCAACTGCTTTCGCACCGGGGGAACAAGATCCGGAGCAAGGACCCTAAGAATTTGGAAGATATCTCGAGAAAAGGTTTTAGCACCGGTCTCTCATATATAAACTCCTGTTTATCCGAAGTATCCCAATGGTGTAAGACCGTCGACTATTTTAGAAAAAGGAGGAAAATCACTCTGATCCCTAATTTCGGAGAAATAAGTGGCTCACGAGGAATGGAGAGACAGATTCTCCATTTGATCTCGAAGTCCTCATATAACACTTCTTCCAGTCGGATCACTTGTAGGAAAAACATAATGCTCACACATGTTCCACACGGGCAAGGAAGCATAACGGAAGAAAGAAAGATGGAACCAGATTTAATGGCAGAGAAAATAGCCAAGCTGCGCCCCCCATTCCCAGGGAGGCCGCTGGGAACTATGCCAATTCGTTCTTTTGCCGCTTCAGCAGACGATCCACAGGAATCAGCGGCAACCCGGGCAGACCCCGCTTCGCCGCCAAAAAGCGAAGCGACTGTGCCACTGTCTCCCCGGGATGAGGCGCCGGGGTCTCCTTACTCCGAACCTTGTGTTAATAACGAGGACGCAGTTTCGGACGATCCGAACAGCGTTCAAGCCATTATTGAACAAGACGAAGTTTCGGACGATCCGAACAGCGTTCAAGCCATTATTGAACAAGACGAAGTTTCAGACGATCCGAATAGCATTAATAACGAGGTCAAGGATAAGGGGGAAGTAGGAACCTCCGAAGGCCCGCCCGAGTCAAAGAAGCCTAAGAGGGAAGAAAGTGATTCTGATTCCGGGGGGGAATCGGGGGATGATGGGGGTGACCCCTCCGGAACTCCAGGTCTAACTCTCTTGGACTTATTCAAGTAA
- the LOC120682844 gene encoding bifunctional peptidase and (3S)-lysyl hydroxylase Jmjd7-like, with protein sequence MERAVRELWAESRDLLGLGSPSPDDAADVPRLDLPPTPLAFLRDHVSPGRPLLVSAAGTLHWPAASLWPTASYLTDALRSTAVSLHLTPDGRADALAPHPGRPGSSSSMCFASAHVRRVDFPTAVRLIGGSDPAAGVVAYAQQQDDCLRGEYAAVAGDVDAHVPWASEALGCLPEAVNLWIGNGHSVTSFHKDHYDNIYVVVSGEKHFLLLPPTEHHRLYVRDYPAARYVAEEDAGGGEHQLRLKLEMEEPGRIVPWSSVDPCPASPEEMAAQASSFPLYFDGPAPIRCTVRAGEMLYLPSMWFHHVSQSPGPNGLTIAVNYWYDMQFDIKYAYFNFLRSLDIDGCSSSKAGALEDDLEEKND encoded by the exons ATGGAGCGCGCGGTGAGGGAGCTGTGGGCGGAGTCCCGGGACCTGCTGGGCCTCGGCTCCCCGTCCCCTGACGACGCCGCCGACGTGCCGCGCTTGGACCTGCCCCCGACGCCGCTCGCCTTCCTCCGCGACCACGTCTCCCCGGGCCGCCCGCTCCTCGTCTCCGCCGCGGGCACCCTCCACTGGCCCGCCGCGTCGCTCTGGCCCACGGCCTCCTACCTCACCGACGCGCTCCGCTCCACCGCCGTCTC CCTCCACCTCACCCCCGACGGCCGCGCCGACGCGCTCGCCCCGCACCCGGGGCGCCCcgggtcctcctcctccatgtGCTTCGCGTCCGCGCACGTCCGCCGCGTCGACTTCCCCACTGCGGTCCGGCTCATCGGGGGATCCgacccggccgccggcgtggtcgcGTACGCGCAGCAGCAGGACGACTGCCTCCGCGGGGAGtacgcggcggtggccggcgacgtGGACGCGCACGTGCCCTGGGCCAGCGAGGCGCTCGGCTGCCTCCCCGAGGCCGTCAACCTCTGGATCGGCAACGGCCACTCCGTCACCTCCTTCCACAAGGACCACTACGACAACATCTACGTCGTCGTCTCCGGCGAGAAGCACTTCCTGCTGCTGCCCCCCACCGAGCACCACCGCCTCTACGTGCGCGACTACCCTGCCGCCCGCTACGTCGCCGAGGAGGACGCAGGAGGAGGGGAGCACCAGCTGAGGCTTAAGCTGGAGATGGAAGAGCCCGGGAGGATCGTGCCGTGGAGCAGCGTCGACCCGTGCCCGGCGTCGCCGGAGGAGATGGCCGCGCAGGCGTCGTCGTTCCCTCTCTACTTCGACGGGCCGGCGCCGATCCGGTGCACGGTCCGAGCCGGCGAGATGCTCTACCTGCCAAGCATGTGGTTCCACCATGTCAGCCAGAGCCCAGGGCCCAACGGGCTCACCATTGCTGTCAACTACTGGTACGACATGCAGTTTGACATCAAGTATGCCTacttcaacttcttgaggtCGCTGGACATTGATGGTTGTTCATCGAGCAAAGCTGGTGCTTTGGAAGATGATCTCGAGGAGAAGAATGATTGA
- the LOC120682799 gene encoding fasciclin-like arabinogalactan protein 7, which yields MVSKAAIFATAVLAVHLAAPASAQTSSPPAPAPMSLAPTPAPAPAPHYVDLAELLSVAGPFHTFLNYLEKTNVIETLQSQANNTKVGITIFVPKDSAFAALKKSTFSNLTSDQLKTLLLYHAFPKFYSLAEFKNLSSLNPVNTFAGSPYTLNLTDDMGSIYVQSMWSRPKIASSVYATKPVAIYALNKVLLPMQLFSKDPPLAPAPAPAPESGASDAPSPADGKAGGLTGGKGDSTSGAYNVGAVSVANSLLLAAAGCLMLLW from the coding sequence ATGGTGTCCAAAGCTGCAATTTTTGCCACGGCCGTACTGGCCGTCCACCTCGCCGCCCCGGCGTCGGCTCAGACGAGCAGcccccccgcgccggcgcccatGTCACTCGCGCCGaccccagcgccggcgccggcgccgcactACGTGGACCTCGCCGAGCTCCTCAGCGTGGCCGGCCCGTTCCACACGTTCCTCAACTACCTGGAGAAGACCAACGTGATCGAGACCCTGCAAAGCCAGGCCAACAACACCAAGGTGGGCATCACCATCTTCGTCCCCAAGGACTCGGCGTTCGCGGCGCTCAAGAAGTCCACCTTCTCCAACCTCACCTCCGACCAGCTCAAGACGCTGCTCCTGTACCACGCGTTCCCCAAGTTCTACTCCCTGGCCGAGTTCAAGAACCTGAGCTCGCTCAACCCGGTGAACACCTTCGCGGGGTCGCCGTACACGCTCAACCTCACCGACGACATGGGCAGCATCTACGTGCAGTCCATGTGGTCCAGGCCCAAGATCGCCAGCAGCGTGTACGCCACCAAACCCGTCGCGATCTACGCGCTCAACAAGGTGCTCCTGCCCATGCAGCTCTTCAGCAAGGacccgccgctcgcgccggcgccggcgcccgcgccggaGTCCGGGGCGTCCGACGCCCCCAGCCCGGCGGACGGCAAAGCAGGCGGACTGACCGGCGGCAAGGGTGACTCGACGAGCGGCGCGTACAACGTCGGCGCCGTCAGCGTTGCCAATTCCTTGCTGCTAGCCGCGGCAGGATGCTTGATGCTCCTGTGGTGA
- the LOC120682822 gene encoding uncharacterized protein LOC120682822 — protein sequence MSVEILDGRTVRSFVEDEGAFNSCVDARFAALDADRDGRLSYAEMARELAALRVREAHFGADAPAPAAELAQLYGALFARFDRDGDGAVGPDEFRAEMREVMLAVASGLGALPVQMVVEDGGLLRRAVDRELAPTTAA from the coding sequence ATGAGCGTGGAGATCCTGGACGGGCGGACGGTGCGGAGCTTCGTGGAGGACGAGGGCGCGTTCAACTCGTGCGTGGACGCCCGGTTCGCGGCGCTGGACGCGGACCGCGACGGCCGGCTCTCGTACGCCGAGATGGCGCGGGAGCTCGCGGCGCTGCGCGTGCGGGAGGCGCACTTCGGCGCCgacgcgccggcgcccgcggccgagCTCGCGCAGCTCTACGGGGCGCTCTTCGCGCGCTTCGACCGCGACGGGGACGGCGCCGTGGGCCCCGACGAGTTCCGCGCCGAGATGAGGGAGGTCatgctcgccgtcgccagcggcCTCGGCGCGCTCCCCGTGCAGATGGTCGTCGAGGACGGCGGCCTCCTCAGGAGGGCCGTCGACAGGGAGCTCGCCCCCACCACGGCAGCCTGA